A genomic stretch from Pontivivens ytuae includes:
- the fabB gene encoding beta-ketoacyl-ACP synthase I, protein MRRVVVTGLGVVSSIGTNADEVMASLKAGRSGISRDEEMVERGFRSQISGQIDLDLAEHIDKRTLRFMGPGAGYAYLAMEQAIADAGLEESDIVNPRTGLIAGSGGPSTMNLFAAHQIVLEKGSPKRIGPLMVPRGMSSTVSANLSTAYKIKGINYSITSACSTSLHCIGSAVEQIQWGKQDVMFAGGGEELDWTLSCLFDAMGAMSSKYNDAPETASRAFDETRDGFVISGGGGIVVLEELERAKARGANILAEVTGFGATSDGADMVAPSGEGGERAMRLALETLPEGRTVSYINAHGTSTPVGDVGEIEAVRRVFGDGQTPPVSSTKSMTGHSQGAAGAQEAIYCLLMMKDDFIAPSINVETLDPALKPEEIATERVDNAGLDTVMTNSFGFGGTNGSMLLSKWRG, encoded by the coding sequence ATGCGCAGAGTAGTCGTGACCGGGCTGGGAGTCGTCTCCTCCATCGGAACGAATGCCGACGAGGTGATGGCGAGCCTGAAGGCCGGCCGCTCCGGCATCTCCCGCGATGAGGAGATGGTCGAGCGGGGCTTCCGCAGCCAGATCAGCGGCCAGATCGACCTCGACCTCGCCGAGCATATCGACAAGCGCACGCTGCGCTTCATGGGGCCAGGGGCGGGCTACGCCTACCTCGCCATGGAGCAGGCCATCGCCGATGCGGGGCTCGAGGAGAGCGACATCGTCAACCCGCGGACGGGCCTCATCGCAGGCTCCGGCGGGCCGTCCACCATGAACCTCTTCGCCGCCCACCAGATCGTACTTGAGAAGGGCTCGCCCAAGCGCATCGGCCCCCTGATGGTGCCGCGGGGGATGAGCTCCACCGTCTCCGCCAACCTCTCCACCGCCTACAAGATCAAGGGGATCAACTACTCGATCACCTCGGCCTGCTCGACCTCGCTGCACTGCATCGGCTCGGCCGTCGAGCAGATCCAGTGGGGCAAGCAGGACGTGATGTTCGCGGGCGGCGGCGAGGAGCTCGACTGGACGCTCTCCTGCCTCTTCGACGCGATGGGCGCGATGAGCTCCAAGTACAACGACGCGCCCGAGACCGCGTCCCGCGCCTTCGACGAGACCCGCGACGGCTTCGTGATCTCCGGCGGCGGCGGCATCGTCGTGCTGGAGGAGCTGGAGCGCGCCAAGGCGCGCGGCGCCAACATCCTGGCCGAGGTCACGGGCTTCGGCGCCACCTCCGACGGGGCCGACATGGTCGCGCCCTCGGGCGAGGGCGGCGAGCGCGCGATGCGCCTGGCGCTGGAGACGCTGCCCGAGGGCCGCACGGTCAGCTACATCAACGCCCACGGCACCTCGACGCCGGTGGGCGACGTTGGCGAGATCGAGGCCGTCCGCCGCGTCTTCGGCGACGGCCAGACCCCGCCCGTCAGCTCCACCAAGTCGATGACAGGCCACTCCCAGGGGGCCGCGGGCGCGCAGGAGGCGATCTACTGCCTCCTGATGATGAAGGACGACTTCATCGCCCCGTCGATCAACGTGGAAACGCTGGATCCGGCGCTGAAGCCCGAGGAGATCGCCACCGAGCGCGTGGACAATGCGGGCCTCGACACGGTGATGACCAACAGCTTCGGCTTCGGCGGCACCAACGGATCGATGCTGCTGAGCAAGTGGCGGGGTTAG
- a CDS encoding P-II family nitrogen regulator: MQTHPAKRIEILIEAPLARRLTDALDAGGAPGYTILPVLGGNGQSGRWSREGQVSRAGGLVCVTVVLDAALADQVLDRAFAVVEPHIGIVSMTDCEVVRPARFGGADG; this comes from the coding sequence ATGCAGACCCACCCCGCGAAGCGGATCGAGATCCTGATCGAGGCCCCGCTCGCCCGCCGCCTGACCGATGCGCTCGATGCCGGGGGGGCGCCAGGCTACACCATCCTGCCAGTGCTCGGCGGCAACGGGCAGTCGGGTCGCTGGTCGCGGGAGGGGCAGGTGAGCCGCGCCGGCGGTCTGGTCTGCGTGACGGTAGTGCTGGATGCGGCCCTCGCCGATCAGGTGCTCGACCGGGCCTTCGCGGTGGTCGAGCCGCATATCGGCATCGTCTCGATGACCGATTGCGAGGTGGTCCGCCCCGCCCGGTTCGGCGGCGCGGACGGCTAG
- a CDS encoding PhoH family protein, which yields MATDTVTSPPPAAASGPEQVLSFPDNMLLIELGGPNGLHLAKIEQLLGVEIHHRGNEFTVTGGDEADITRAAEALTALYERLEQGRTVEPGDVDAAIRLGRSGSGTEPQLGDQVEMFPGTADKLEIRTRKKVIEPRTATQRSYVAQLMEHELVFGLGPAGTGKTYLAVAAAMQYFLDGEVDKIILSRPAVEAGERLGFLPGDMKEKVDPYMQPLYDALNDFLPGKQVQKLMEDKRIEIAPLAFMRGRTLSNAFVILDEAQNATTMQMKMKMFLTRLGENSRMAITGDMSQIDLPRGVTSGLVEAERVLRDTKGIGFTRFKAEDVVRHPLVQRIIEAYDRDPAA from the coding sequence TTGGCGACCGATACCGTGACCAGCCCGCCCCCCGCCGCCGCCTCCGGCCCCGAACAGGTCCTCAGCTTTCCCGACAACATGCTCCTGATAGAGCTGGGCGGCCCCAACGGCCTCCACCTCGCGAAGATCGAGCAATTGCTGGGCGTGGAGATCCACCACCGCGGCAACGAGTTTACCGTCACCGGCGGTGACGAGGCCGACATCACCCGCGCGGCGGAGGCGCTGACCGCACTCTACGAGCGGCTCGAGCAGGGCCGCACGGTGGAGCCCGGCGACGTGGACGCCGCCATTCGGCTGGGCCGCTCCGGCTCCGGCACCGAACCACAGCTCGGCGATCAGGTGGAGATGTTCCCCGGCACCGCCGACAAGCTGGAGATCCGCACCCGCAAGAAGGTGATCGAGCCGCGCACCGCGACCCAGCGCTCCTATGTGGCGCAGCTGATGGAGCACGAACTCGTCTTCGGCCTCGGCCCCGCAGGCACCGGCAAGACCTACCTCGCGGTGGCGGCGGCGATGCAGTACTTCTTGGACGGTGAGGTCGACAAGATCATCCTCTCGCGCCCCGCGGTGGAGGCGGGTGAGCGCCTCGGCTTCCTGCCCGGCGACATGAAGGAGAAGGTCGATCCCTACATGCAGCCGCTCTACGACGCGCTGAACGACTTCCTGCCCGGCAAGCAGGTGCAGAAGCTGATGGAGGACAAGCGGATCGAGATCGCGCCGCTCGCCTTCATGCGCGGGCGGACGCTGAGCAATGCCTTCGTCATCCTCGACGAGGCGCAGAACGCCACGACCATGCAGATGAAGATGAAGATGTTCCTGACCCGGCTGGGCGAGAACTCCCGCATGGCGATCACCGGCGACATGAGCCAGATCGACCTGCCCCGCGGCGTGACGAGCGGCCTGGTGGAGGCCGAGCGCGTGCTGCGCGACACCAAGGGCATCGGCTTCACCCGCTTCAAGGCCGAGGACGTGGTCCGCCACCCGCTCGTGCAACGCATCATCGAGGCCTACGACCGGGATCCCGCGGCGTGA
- a CDS encoding MarR family winged helix-turn-helix transcriptional regulator: MTDKTICLATNLRRAAGVATELYNRHLAPSGLNVAMLRLMEVAETHPEASITELAGRLGLDRSTLGRNLRVLERQGMVSLGHGRDDRSRGIELTEPGRQALEIARPLWARAQNDLSTRLGGEAAELIRLLESVRGD; encoded by the coding sequence ATGACGGACAAGACGATATGCCTGGCCACGAACCTCCGCCGCGCGGCCGGTGTGGCGACGGAGCTCTACAACCGCCACCTCGCGCCCTCGGGCCTGAACGTGGCGATGCTCCGGCTGATGGAGGTGGCCGAGACGCATCCGGAGGCCTCGATCACCGAGCTTGCGGGGCGCCTCGGCCTCGACCGCTCGACGCTGGGCCGCAACCTGCGGGTGCTGGAGCGGCAGGGCATGGTGTCCCTCGGCCACGGTCGCGACGACCGCTCGCGCGGGATCGAGCTGACCGAACCGGGTCGGCAGGCGCTGGAGATCGCGCGGCCGCTCTGGGCCAGGGCGCAAAACGACCTCTCCACCCGGCTGGGCGGGGAGGCGGCGGAGCTGATCCGTCTTTTGGAGAGTGTCCGCGGCGACTGA
- the fabA gene encoding 3-hydroxyacyl-[acyl-carrier-protein] dehydratase FabA: MGERPTSIDYDGLMECARGEMFGPGNPQLPAPPMLMMDRITEISDDGGEHGKGHVVAEFDINPDLWFFQCHFLGDPVMPGCLGLDALWQLTGFNLGWRGMQGRGRALGVGEVKFTGMVTPKTELVTYHVEFTRVIDRKLKLGMADGWMKADGETIYTTTDMKVGLFQDD, from the coding sequence ATGGGTGAGCGGCCGACAAGCATCGACTACGATGGGCTGATGGAATGCGCCCGGGGCGAGATGTTCGGCCCCGGCAACCCCCAGCTTCCCGCGCCGCCGATGCTGATGATGGACCGCATCACGGAGATCAGCGACGACGGCGGGGAGCACGGCAAGGGCCACGTCGTCGCCGAGTTCGACATCAATCCCGACCTCTGGTTCTTCCAGTGCCACTTCCTGGGCGATCCGGTGATGCCGGGCTGCCTCGGCCTCGACGCGCTCTGGCAGCTCACCGGCTTCAACCTCGGCTGGCGCGGCATGCAGGGCCGCGGCCGGGCGCTGGGCGTGGGCGAAGTGAAGTTCACCGGCATGGTGACGCCCAAGACCGAGCTCGTGACCTACCACGTCGAGTTCACCCGCGTCATCGACCGCAAGCTCAAGCTCGGCATGGCGGACGGCTGGATGAAGGCGGATGGCGAGACCATCTACACCACCACGGACATGAAGGTCGGGCTGTTCCAGGACGACTGA
- the ybeY gene encoding rRNA maturation RNase YbeY has translation MTQLDIVIEDERWQAHPLTRWAETGTRLALDAARVPEGYEIVVMACDDPRIAALNAEFRGKAKPTNVLSWPAHDLAPLVPGEAPAKPPPPDGFDDALGDIALSLDTLTREATEQEKPLEHHAIHLILHATLHLLGYDHETDADAALMERIETAALASIGIPDPY, from the coding sequence ATGACCCAACTCGACATCGTCATCGAGGATGAGCGCTGGCAGGCGCATCCCCTCACCCGCTGGGCGGAGACCGGGACGCGGTTGGCGCTCGATGCCGCGCGCGTTCCCGAGGGCTACGAGATCGTCGTCATGGCCTGCGACGATCCGCGCATCGCCGCCCTCAATGCCGAGTTCCGGGGCAAGGCCAAGCCCACCAACGTGCTCTCCTGGCCCGCCCACGACCTCGCGCCCCTCGTCCCCGGCGAGGCCCCGGCCAAGCCCCCGCCGCCCGACGGCTTCGACGATGCGCTTGGGGACATTGCCCTCTCCCTCGACACGCTGACCCGCGAGGCGACCGAGCAGGAGAAGCCGCTGGAGCATCACGCCATCCACCTCATCCTCCACGCGACGCTCCATCTGCTCGGCTACGATCACGAAACCGACGCCGACGCGGCACTCATGGAACGGATCGAGACCGCGGCCCTTGCCTCCATCGGCATACCGGACCCATATTAG
- a CDS encoding sodium-dependent bicarbonate transport family permease encodes MDLLALAAANLTSPVVLFFALGFAAAMARSDLVVPEAVAKGISLYLLLAIGFKGGVGVAANGLDLRLGLTLLAGAVLSFAIPFIAFALLKAMTRLSVTDAAAVAAHYGSISIVTFVAMTSLLDGSGIPFEGYMVAVAAVMEAPAIFSALLIAARTGSGRAVDGELLREVALNGSIVLLTGAFLIGWATGAEGFERIAPFIEAPFQGVLCFFLLDMGLIAARGLRGAAKQLNAGLVAFGVLMPLIGATLGIATATLLGLSVGGTAVLATLAASASYIAVPAAMRVAMPEANPGIYLTMSLGVTFPFNLTVGLAIYLAAAQMIGG; translated from the coding sequence ATGGATCTTCTCGCCCTTGCCGCCGCCAACCTGACCTCGCCGGTGGTGCTGTTCTTCGCCCTCGGCTTCGCGGCGGCAATGGCCCGCTCGGACCTCGTGGTGCCGGAGGCGGTGGCGAAGGGGATCTCGCTCTACCTGCTGCTCGCCATCGGCTTCAAGGGCGGGGTGGGCGTGGCGGCCAACGGGCTCGACCTGCGGTTGGGGCTGACGCTGCTGGCAGGCGCGGTGCTGTCCTTCGCGATCCCGTTCATCGCGTTCGCGCTGCTAAAGGCCATGACCCGGCTCAGCGTCACGGACGCAGCGGCGGTGGCGGCGCATTACGGCTCGATCTCGATCGTGACCTTCGTGGCGATGACCTCGCTGCTCGACGGCTCCGGCATTCCGTTCGAGGGCTACATGGTCGCCGTCGCCGCGGTGATGGAGGCGCCCGCCATCTTCTCCGCCCTGCTGATCGCCGCGCGCACCGGGTCGGGCCGGGCGGTGGACGGCGAGCTGCTGCGCGAGGTCGCGCTCAACGGCTCGATCGTGCTGCTGACGGGCGCGTTCCTCATCGGCTGGGCCACGGGGGCCGAGGGGTTCGAACGCATCGCGCCCTTCATCGAGGCACCGTTCCAGGGCGTGCTCTGCTTCTTCCTGCTCGACATGGGGCTGATCGCGGCGCGCGGGCTGCGCGGGGCGGCGAAGCAGCTCAACGCAGGCCTCGTCGCCTTCGGCGTGCTGATGCCGCTGATCGGCGCGACGCTGGGCATCGCCACGGCGACCCTGCTGGGGCTGAGCGTCGGCGGGACGGCGGTGCTCGCGACGCTCGCGGCGTCGGCCTCCTACATCGCGGTGCCCGCGGCGATGCGCGTGGCGATGCCCGAGGCGAACCCCGGCATCTATCTCACCATGTCGCTGGGCGTTACCTTTCCCTTCAACCTCACCGTCGGCCTCGCAATCTACCTCGCGGCCGCGCAGATGATCGGAGGCTGA
- a CDS encoding DUF5671 domain-containing protein: protein MSAPRPIDAYIRAALEQGRSHDEIRASLAAADWPKRDVEDALSAWADTGTVPPVPRPQAQFSVLDLFLYLLLLAALAASAFYTIALAWGVVDLAFPDPLRSGRGRAESLRWAMAILIVSAPVYGGLVRWADRDVRAHPYKRGAPVRRGALGLMLLIAAAVFLGDAAVLVYRFLNGDLTVPFLLKALAVALVAGAVMVVGRLDLAEATAGGGPRKRAILASAAAAIVAMIGASLLLTELPAGARTARLDAQRLTDLAQGAEALRCPNEQEVLPARLDRTALLDYCQGRTLSASLPEDGDPVSGLPYRYERLDDARFRLCADFADPVALERRARAGGYPRTTGRNWLFEPETGCVLGRIR, encoded by the coding sequence ATGAGCGCCCCACGCCCGATCGACGCCTATATCCGCGCGGCCCTCGAACAGGGGCGCAGCCATGACGAGATCCGGGCGAGCCTCGCCGCCGCCGACTGGCCGAAGCGGGACGTGGAGGATGCGTTGTCGGCCTGGGCCGATACCGGCACGGTGCCGCCCGTGCCGCGCCCGCAGGCGCAGTTCTCGGTGCTCGATCTCTTTCTCTACCTGCTGCTGCTGGCCGCGCTGGCGGCGAGCGCCTTCTACACGATCGCGCTGGCCTGGGGCGTGGTGGACCTCGCCTTTCCCGATCCCCTGCGCTCGGGCCGCGGTCGGGCGGAGAGCCTGCGTTGGGCTATGGCGATCCTGATCGTCTCCGCGCCCGTCTACGGCGGGCTGGTCCGCTGGGCCGACCGCGACGTTCGGGCGCACCCCTACAAGCGGGGTGCTCCGGTCCGGCGTGGCGCGCTCGGGCTGATGCTGCTGATCGCGGCGGCGGTGTTCCTCGGTGACGCGGCGGTGCTCGTCTACCGCTTCCTCAACGGCGACCTCACGGTGCCCTTCCTGCTGAAAGCGCTGGCCGTGGCCCTCGTCGCGGGCGCGGTCATGGTCGTGGGTCGGCTGGACCTTGCGGAGGCCACCGCGGGTGGCGGGCCGCGCAAGCGTGCGATCCTCGCCTCCGCCGCAGCCGCGATCGTGGCGATGATCGGCGCGAGCCTGCTGCTTACGGAACTGCCGGCGGGCGCGCGGACGGCCCGGCTCGACGCGCAGCGCCTCACCGATCTCGCACAGGGCGCCGAGGCCCTGCGCTGCCCGAACGAGCAGGAGGTGCTGCCCGCCCGCCTCGACCGCACGGCCCTGCTCGACTACTGCCAGGGCCGTACGCTGTCGGCCTCGTTGCCTGAGGACGGCGACCCGGTCAGCGGCCTGCCCTACCGCTACGAGCGGCTCGACGACGCGCGCTTCCGCCTCTGCGCCGATTTCGCCGATCCCGTAGCGCTCGAACGGCGGGCGCGCGCGGGCGGATATCCCCGCACCACCGGGCGCAACTGGCTCTTCGAACCGGAAACCGGCTGTGTCCTCGGGCGGATACGCTGA
- the irr gene encoding Fur family transcriptional regulator Irr: protein MTHTPPHIDPVAVPSAGSSDRARSWLAKAALRPTRQRVCLAELLVGDGHDRHVTAESLHQAADRADQSVSLATVYNTLRAFCEAGLMTEITVDGTRSYFDTRTDDHPHYFWEDDGRITDAPSDSVRFERLPEPPAGSEIARVDVVIRLRKT, encoded by the coding sequence ATGACGCACACGCCTCCTCATATCGATCCGGTCGCCGTCCCGTCGGCGGGCTCGTCCGATCGCGCGCGCTCCTGGCTCGCCAAGGCGGCGCTGCGCCCGACACGGCAGAGGGTCTGTTTGGCCGAACTGCTGGTGGGCGACGGGCACGACCGGCACGTGACGGCGGAAAGTCTGCACCAGGCGGCGGACAGGGCGGATCAGTCGGTGTCGCTCGCCACGGTCTACAACACGCTGCGCGCCTTCTGCGAAGCGGGGCTGATGACCGAGATCACGGTGGACGGCACCCGGTCTTATTTTGACACGCGCACGGACGATCACCCCCACTACTTCTGGGAGGATGACGGCCGGATCACCGACGCGCCCAGCGACAGCGTGCGGTTCGAGCGCCTGCCCGAGCCCCCTGCGGGTTCCGAGATCGCCAGGGTCGACGTGGTCATTCGCCTCCGCAAGACCTGA
- a CDS encoding enoyl-ACP reductase FabI, which translates to MTQLMAGRRGLVMGVANDKSIAWGIARTLAAHGAEMAFTYQGEAFGKRVQPLAESLGSSILLDCDVTDEGSLDAVFARLQEEWGGLDFLVHAIAYSNKDELTGRFINTSRANFLNSLDISCYSLIELSRRAAPLMTEGGSILTLSYLGAQRVTPNYNVMGVAKAALESTVRYLANDLGPDGIRVNALSPGPMRTLAGAAIGGARKVYRNTEANAPLRANATLDHVGGAALYMLSDLGGSTTGECLFVDGGFHVTAMAQPENL; encoded by the coding sequence ATGACCCAGTTGATGGCAGGCAGGCGCGGGCTCGTGATGGGGGTCGCCAATGACAAGTCCATTGCCTGGGGGATCGCGCGGACGCTCGCCGCACACGGCGCCGAGATGGCGTTCACCTACCAGGGGGAGGCGTTCGGCAAGCGGGTGCAGCCGTTGGCCGAGAGCCTGGGCTCCTCCATCCTGCTCGACTGCGACGTGACGGACGAGGGCTCGCTCGACGCCGTCTTCGCCCGGTTGCAGGAGGAGTGGGGCGGGCTCGATTTCCTCGTCCACGCCATCGCCTATTCCAACAAGGACGAGCTGACGGGGCGGTTCATCAACACGAGCCGCGCGAACTTCCTGAACTCGCTCGACATCTCGTGCTACTCGCTGATCGAGCTGAGCCGCAGGGCCGCGCCGCTGATGACGGAGGGGGGCTCGATCCTCACGCTCTCCTATCTGGGCGCGCAGCGGGTGACGCCGAACTACAACGTGATGGGCGTGGCGAAGGCGGCGCTGGAATCCACCGTGCGCTACCTCGCCAACGACCTCGGGCCGGACGGGATCCGGGTGAATGCCCTCTCGCCGGGGCCGATGCGGACGCTGGCGGGGGCGGCGATCGGCGGCGCGCGGAAGGTCTATCGAAACACCGAGGCCAATGCGCCGCTGCGTGCCAACGCGACGCTGGACCATGTAGGCGGCGCCGCGCTCTATATGCTGTCGGATCTGGGCGGTTCGACGACCGGGGAGTGCTTGTTCGTCGATGGCGGTTTCCATGTCACGGCGATGGCGCAGCCGGAGAACCTTTGA
- a CDS encoding type II toxin-antitoxin system RelE/ParE family toxin produces the protein MNYRLVIVPQAEDDLQELALYLRSVLAQERARAYLRDIERFVLDLPLAPHRGSVRDELAPGLRAIPIRGSTVVVFQVDEDTQEVRILRIAAGGSDWMKTFGARA, from the coding sequence ATGAACTACCGCCTCGTTATCGTCCCGCAGGCTGAAGACGATCTTCAGGAACTGGCTCTCTATCTCCGCTCCGTTCTCGCTCAAGAACGGGCGCGCGCCTATCTCCGAGACATAGAACGCTTCGTTCTCGATCTCCCACTTGCTCCTCATCGTGGTTCTGTGCGCGATGAATTGGCGCCGGGCTTGCGCGCAATCCCGATCCGCGGATCGACCGTCGTCGTGTTTCAAGTCGATGAAGACACACAGGAGGTCAGGATTCTTCGGATCGCAGCCGGAGGTTCCGACTGGATGAAGACATTCGGCGCGCGCGCATGA
- a CDS encoding SDR family NAD(P)-dependent oxidoreductase: MTTASYDLTGKTALITGGSTGIGLATARLLTARGARVLVTGRNQGRLDAAMEAVPGLEAVASDAADPGDIATLAGDVKARFGGLDILVLNAGITPFTPLEEWEAGAFTDLYDINVRGPWLGVQALRPLLREGGSVVLISSVVATRASGPTTAYGSTKAALAALGRGLVRELGAQGVRINTVSPGMIDTPAWDKTGLPDDVLSNVKDAVVASIPLARKGTAEEVAEVIGFLASPAAAYVSGADLLVDGGAVAP; encoded by the coding sequence ATGACCACTGCAAGCTACGACCTGACCGGAAAGACCGCCCTCATCACCGGGGGCTCCACCGGCATCGGCCTCGCCACCGCGCGGCTCCTGACCGCCCGCGGCGCGCGGGTCCTTGTCACCGGGCGCAACCAGGGGCGGCTCGACGCGGCGATGGAGGCCGTTCCGGGGCTGGAGGCCGTCGCCTCCGACGCCGCCGATCCGGGCGACATCGCCACGCTGGCCGGGGATGTGAAGGCGCGCTTCGGCGGGCTCGACATCCTGGTGCTCAATGCCGGGATCACGCCCTTCACGCCGCTGGAGGAGTGGGAGGCCGGTGCTTTCACCGACCTCTACGACATCAACGTGCGCGGCCCGTGGCTGGGCGTGCAGGCGCTGCGGCCGCTGCTGCGCGAGGGGGGCTCCGTAGTGCTCATCAGCTCCGTGGTGGCCACGCGGGCGAGTGGGCCGACCACCGCCTACGGCTCCACAAAGGCGGCGCTGGCCGCGCTCGGCCGCGGCCTGGTGCGGGAACTCGGCGCCCAGGGCGTGCGGATCAACACCGTCTCACCCGGTATGATCGACACCCCGGCCTGGGACAAAACCGGACTGCCGGACGACGTGCTGTCGAACGTGAAGGACGCTGTCGTCGCCTCCATCCCGCTCGCCCGGAAGGGCACGGCGGAGGAGGTGGCGGAGGTGATCGGCTTCCTCGCCAGCCCCGCCGCCGCCTATGTCAGCGGCGCCGACCTGCTGGTCGATGGAGGGGCCGTGGCACCCTGA
- a CDS encoding hemolysin family protein — protein sequence MTDSPEGPSTAAQGAPTGTKPQRRLPFLTRLFRRTAPETDTEPAQQSAMEAASEAGAREMLLNLRKMRDLRVADVAVPRADIVALPADAPLDEIMAAYRESGFTRLPVYNETLDDPLGFLHLKDIALRYGFGAEDGTEDLSSLHRRILFVPPSMPLGALLQRMQNTRIHMALVIDEYGGVDGLVTIEDLLEEIVGEIEDEHDIEEARMWRVEAPGVYVANARAELPDFEQAAGVDLLADDLDEEVDTLGGLVFMLSGRVPERAEVICHPDGHEFEVIDADARRIKRLRVRIGGAVAEQAAAE from the coding sequence ATGACCGACAGCCCCGAGGGCCCCTCTACGGCAGCGCAGGGCGCGCCGACCGGGACGAAGCCGCAACGGCGTCTGCCGTTCCTGACCCGCCTGTTCCGCCGCACCGCGCCGGAGACAGACACCGAACCTGCACAGCAAAGCGCGATGGAAGCGGCCTCCGAGGCCGGGGCGCGCGAGATGCTCCTCAACCTGCGCAAGATGCGCGACCTGCGGGTCGCCGACGTCGCCGTGCCGCGGGCGGACATCGTCGCCCTGCCCGCCGACGCGCCGCTCGACGAGATCATGGCCGCCTACCGCGAGAGCGGCTTCACGCGCCTGCCCGTCTATAACGAGACGCTGGACGACCCGCTGGGCTTTCTCCATCTCAAGGACATCGCGCTGCGCTACGGCTTCGGGGCCGAGGACGGGACGGAGGATCTGTCCTCCCTCCACCGCCGCATTCTCTTCGTGCCGCCGTCCATGCCGCTCGGCGCGCTCCTGCAGCGGATGCAGAACACCCGCATCCACATGGCGCTGGTGATCGACGAGTATGGCGGGGTCGACGGCCTCGTCACGATTGAGGACCTGCTGGAGGAGATCGTCGGCGAGATCGAGGACGAGCACGACATCGAGGAGGCCCGCATGTGGCGGGTCGAGGCGCCCGGCGTCTATGTCGCCAATGCCCGGGCCGAGCTCCCCGATTTCGAGCAGGCCGCGGGCGTCGATCTGCTGGCCGACGACCTTGATGAGGAGGTAGACACGCTGGGCGGCCTCGTCTTCATGCTCTCGGGCCGGGTGCCGGAGCGGGCGGAGGTGATCTGTCACCCCGACGGGCACGAGTTCGAGGTGATCGACGCCGATGCCCGCCGGATCAAACGCCTGCGCGTGCGCATCGGCGGGGCCGTCGCCGAACAGGCCGCCGCGGAGTGA
- a CDS encoding DNA helicase: MRLSAPVFRLKRRAKLLSRTEGIPLHAALDRLAAEEGFRSWSHLSTKLAEARPARRILDALTPGDLVLLGARPGHGKTLLGLELLCEALGEGWAGLFFTLDYTEADVHRRLVDLGPVAKTADRLILDTSDAICADHVIGRLAQVDGPALAVIDYLQLLDQDRRHPPLGQQVEALSAYARTSGAVIVAISQIDRRFDLAGDGMPGLGDVRLPNPVDLTLFTRTCFLHDGAVRVERTG; the protein is encoded by the coding sequence ATGAGACTGTCCGCTCCCGTCTTTCGCCTGAAGCGCCGCGCCAAGCTGTTGTCGCGCACCGAGGGCATCCCGCTCCACGCCGCCCTCGACCGGCTCGCCGCCGAGGAAGGCTTTCGTAGCTGGAGCCATCTCTCGACAAAGCTGGCGGAGGCGCGCCCGGCGCGCCGCATCCTCGATGCGCTGACCCCCGGCGATCTCGTGCTGCTCGGCGCCCGTCCGGGCCACGGCAAGACGCTGCTGGGGCTCGAACTGCTCTGCGAGGCCCTTGGCGAGGGATGGGCCGGCCTGTTCTTCACACTCGACTACACGGAGGCGGACGTGCACCGCCGCCTCGTCGATCTGGGGCCCGTCGCGAAGACGGCGGATCGCCTGATCCTCGACACCTCGGACGCGATCTGCGCCGACCATGTCATCGGGCGGCTGGCGCAGGTGGACGGTCCCGCGCTGGCCGTCATCGACTACCTCCAGCTTCTCGATCAGGACCGCAGGCATCCGCCGCTCGGCCAGCAGGTGGAGGCGCTGAGCGCCTATGCACGCACCAGCGGCGCTGTGATCGTCGCAATCTCCCAGATCGACCGGCGCTTCGATCTGGCCGGGGACGGGATGCCGGGGCTCGGCGACGTGCGTCTGCCCAATCCGGTGGATCTGACGCTCTTCACCCGCACCTGCTTCCTCCACGACGGCGCGGTCCGGGTGGAACGCACGGGATAG